Part of the Debaryomyces hansenii CBS767 chromosome C complete sequence genome is shown below.
GTCCTTGACTTCAAGAAAGTGAATAAAGCATCAAATTGGATTATCCAAAAATTCGGTGGTACTTCGGTAGGTAAATTTCCTGAAAACATCGTGGATGATATAGCCAAAGTATTCAGTCAGCAAAACAGAGTTGCAGTTGTCTGTTCTGCAAGATCTTCGAACACAAAAAGCGAAGGTACCACGTCCAGATTGATCAAATCAGCGGATTTAGCATTGGAGGACGGCGACTTCCATGCATTATTAAAggttattgaagaagatcaCGTCGAAAATGCTAAGAGTCGTATCTCAGACacaaaaattcaagaagaattaattgagaatacaatgaaagaattagaaagaGCGAATGAATTGTTAAAGGCATGCCAGGTGATTGGTGAAATAAGTGCCAGAACCTTAGATTCGATCATGTCTGTTGGTGAAAAGCTTTCATGTCTCTTTATGGCTGCCTTGATGAATGACCGTGGCTTAAAGGCTACCTATGTTGATTTGTCAGACATTATTCCTTTGGATTATGACTTTACAAGTGGATTTGATgagaaattttataaattcttATCTTCTGAATTAGGTAAGAAAGTATTATCTCTTGATTCTGATGTTGTTCCTGTTCTCACTGGCTATTTCGGAGTTGTCCCTGGTGGATTATTGAACGGTGTAGGTAGGGGTTACACCGACTTATGTGCGGCATTGATTGCTGTTGGCACTCAAGCCGAAGAATTACAGATTTGGAAAGAAGTCGATGGTATATTTACTGCAGATCCTAGAAAGGTACCAAACGCCAGATTATTGGATAGTGTCACCCCAGAAGAGGCCGCTGAGCTTACCTATTATGGTTCTGAAGTCATCCATCCGTTTACCATGGAACAAGTCATCAAAGCGAAAATTCCTATCAGAATTAAGAATGTGAAAAACCCATGGGGTTCAGGTACTATTATTTTCCCAGATAATTTGGGCAGAAGAGGAGAAGAAACTCCTCCACATCCACCAGCAGCTTATGAGACTTTGTCAAGTTCATATATTGCTACACACAAAAAGAAATCTGCAACTGCTATTACAGCCAAGCAAGATATCGTAGTTATTAACGTTCattcaaacaaaaaaaCCTTATCGCATGGTTTTTTGGCTCACATTTTCACCACCTTAGACAACTTCAAGCTAGTTGTTGATTTAATATCGACTTCAGAAGTCCATGTATCAATGGCTCTCCAAATTCAACCTGATCAAGAATtacatttgaaaaatgctttgaaagaattacGCAAAATGGGTACTGTTGATGTTACAAGAGAAATGACTATAGTTTCGTTGGTCGGAAAACAAATGGTTAACTTTATTGGCATTGCAGGTAATATGTTTAAAGTGCTAGCTGACGAAAGAATTAATATCGAAATGATATCCCAAGGTgcaaatgaaataaatatttctgCAGTTATCGATGCAAAGGACACTTTAAGAGCGTTGCAATCTATTCATGCTAAATTACTAGAAGGCAGTTATGACTTATTAGGTAAGACAGAAAGTGCTGTCGATACACGCTTAGAAGGCTTAAAATTGCAATGAGCTTTCTTGTATATACAAACAATTCCCATTCAATgcataaaatatcaagTTTCATTATAGAAGTCAATCCATTCTTGTTAATTCTAAAAAAAAGTTTATAgacataattatttatataaaatcaatacAAGAAGCAAGACAACCTCATGTAATGAACAGCAACGACAACAATTACAattaaatatcaaaatcgCCAGATTCACGACTATTATTAGCTCCACCTGACAGCTTGGCATTTTCGTCAATAAATCCTTCCATTTCACCAACCATTCCCCCTAATAATTCAGTAGCTAATTTGTGGTATGCCAATTGAGCTTTGACTAATTCGAGGAATTCTTCTAACGGTTTAGAATTTTCTAGCACATTTTGCAAGATGTTGATAGCATCTTCCACCGTGTTGGCAAATTCGTCTTCCGCATTTTCCATAATAACACGCAAGTTAGGTTCTTTTGAAGGATTTGAGCAGTTGGTCAAGTTCATACGGGACAAGTCATAATCAATTCTCTTTTGATCAACCTTCTTTTGGATATTATTGCTTTGAGAAATCAACTGGCGTAATGTTGCAGTAAGTGGTTTGTTGAATTTcgatttaatcaattgatctTGGCCCAATCTTGCATTAccaattttattcaaattagatGAATACAAATCCAATCCCTTGATCAATGGGTCATTATTTTGTTCCCCGGTTGTTAAAATTGACCCATCTGTTGCTCTAGATAAGGCGTGGTACAAAGTTTTTGGAGGCTTGAATTCCCCCGTTGTCGGGTTGATTAAGGCTGCCTGTGCCTCAGCTGGTGTAGTAGcctttgataaattggaAACTCTATTGCCGAAATTCTTACCAAATTCTGTAAACGATTCTTGCAAATTAGTTGGGTAGTCGTAgctttcattttcatagTTTGTAGTAACCTTTAATACATTCttgtataatttttctatGTTATTGCACTTCTCTGCTAATTCCACGTACTCTGATGGTAGCTGACTTATGTCATCCACATTGACCTTGCCCATTCTCTCTTGAACCATACGCGAGGTTCTTTGAGCTAAAGGtaagaattcattattaaaatcattactAAATTTATCACCCAAGTTCTTCAAGTCTTGAGTAAAGTTCgagaaattgaatgacATTGTTATACCGCTTTGCAAAATATCGATCACTTGGAGTATTAtagatatttataaaaaacTGAACTcctttatttaatttttgagGTTCTCTACGAGGGGGCGCACGGGACATTTCCAGTAAATCACTATCAACACATATAACAGTAGTCAATATTACAATTTTATTGCTatttgaaagagaagagaGCTAATTTTTAGCTACTCCcagtatattattatataatgcAGTTCTTTTTATTGAACTGTTTTGTTATATTAACTAGTTTACAATTATCGATTTATATAAGttcatcattatctaaaacttcatcttctaaaTAACTCATTGATTGACAAGCCTTATATTCATCGATAACATTGACCACACTTTCTCTACATTCATTAAAGAGGTCTAGCACACgcaatctttcttctttatcatttgattcTGTGTAGTAATTTACATAGGCTTCCCTTTTAGCCAAAAGATCAAACTGTTTGACCGTTTTACTAAACACATGGGCTATTGACGTATTATTGGAGATTTGGATTCCattcaaattcttattCTTTTGTTGTGGTTTATCACCATTTATAAATGGTGACTTTTGGCAATTAACAACATGTATTGAAGACGAGGTCCAAGGCACAAATTCTACTCTCTGTTGGGCTCGGATAGTCCCCTTTCGTATTTCAGATTGGTTCAAATTATTACCGATCAAGTAATTTAGCATGGAAATATACTTTATAGGCTCGTTGACTTTGTTCATTTTGTATCgatcattcaataattctagGATGATGTCATATTCATTCAAGTTAGTAAAATTATACTTGGATATTTTTTGGTCAaagtttgataaatttgcaaatgGTGCAATTGATGCagtcaaaaatttcaaatctgGAGATGGAACTAGGGTTGACAAGATCGATTCGTTCGAACTATACATATATGTGGGAAATCTTAATGGGTTAGAAATACTAGCCAGTacaaaagaaatcaatttattggCACTTTCAAATGCACTATTACTCctattattcaatgtaTCATTCGAAATTGATGACGAAATAccaaataaagaattttcaatactGTTAAGTGcgtcattatcaaaaacaaATGTCCCGTCActgaaatcaattaatctTTTCAACGTCAACAAAGTATTATAAGGTTGCACCACCACATCCGACGTTTTATCATTCGACGGAAATATCAGGAAagtatttatcaattttttactTCCATATCTGTCATTTAATAACTCAAGCAATAATGAGCCCACTCCGGACCCAGTACCACCAGCAACACTATGCATTAATTGGAACGtagataaattttcacATTTATCACATTCTCGAtctatcaaatttatcaattcttcttgatacTGCAAACCATATGAATATCCATATTGCCAATTGTTAGCAGCACCATTCCCTTGTTCACTGAGATGAATATTCCTTGGATTGAACATAGGCATCTCATTAGtacatttatttataacAGATGGTTCTAAATCTATAAGTATTGATCTTGGAGTGTATTTATTGGAACTTGATAATGTAAAAAATAGGTCAGGTCTATCTTGTCTATCCGTTTTATGGGACTGGTTCCCTTCACTTTCAAACCCTAATTCTTCATGCGGATTGGATAATATAGTTCCGTCTGGCGATATTCCATGTTCTGTAGCTAATTGATTCCAATATTGAAGACCTACTTGATTACCACATTGACCTGCTTGAAAGGTAATTGTCTCACTATTCGAATATGTTAGTATTTGTTATATCATCTACTTGTTCGAATTTCACTCGAATATACATACCCAGGCATATTTGGACGCTTGTCTTCGACTATTTAACTTCCTTTGATTAAACATCTATAAGTATCACAACGCGTtaatcaaaacaaatatcaTTGGGTCACGTGATAGATTTGTACTTTTTGTTTGGTATGGCCGTATTTATGGCTGCCATAGTCAAGGCAAAAGAACATAGTGACTACTTAGGACATGGATCAACTAATAGGTtattcaatcaaattgTTCGGTATCTCGAAAGGCTTGAATTCTAAGTTCAAAAAAAAGTGGACGAGACAGGAATCGAACCAGTGACCTTCTGCTTGCAAGGCAGACGCGCTACCAACTACGCCACACGCCCTTAACTTTTAGTTTGTAAGCGAGCACAGGTCGTCATATATCGAACATATGTAAGTGTTTCCAAATAAAAGTCCttgatgataattattGAGAAATACAAGAAGTTCCAAATAAGAAGTTGGCAATAGTTTTGGAGAAACATAGTTGAGCTATAAATACAGTTAGTTTCCGTTAAGTCTCGAGAAAGTAATTTAGAAAAGTGGAACTTTATATGGTAAAATCTCTCGTCACCATCTTACCTCGTTCttaattctaatatagATGCatatgaaaaaaatgtGAAACTCATATTTCTAAAATCTAGGAAAATCGAAGTCATATTTTGTTATTTGTTAATCTTATTGAATAGatgaaaattaatattttattaaaaattacAGAAAAGTGcgatatttttgaaaaaacatatattattagatttaCTGAACCATAACTAGAGGGATAACGAAAACTTTGAAAAACGTGCTAACGcagaaagaagaaaacaagCAGAACCAATTTAAATTGTTAGTCATTGCTCAATAAGGTTGACCAGCAACAGTAGAAAGCTCTTCCGAACAGAAAAAAACAGCTCCACCTttaaaataatgaagagtATTAATATggcaaataaatataaatccGAATAGCATGACTGAGACACAGTAATTTAAAAACGTTTGGGTAGTAATAAAAgttaaatttttggatgGTTATCCATATTGGAATGTACAATGTTAAATCTAGTAGTAAGAtctctttctcttcttaCAGGTTGGGTTAGTGCTTCCACCAGTAGAAGTAGAAGTAGAAGTACCACTAGTTGGGGTTGTACCAGAAGTTTCAGAACCAACATCAGAACTTACAGTAGCGGTAGCATTATCACCATCACACTTATTGAAAGCAGCAGCCAAAGCATTAACTGTAACAGTCTTCAAGGTGTCAAGAGTGAAGAATTGCTTGAATAAGGATGGAACTAATCCGGAATCTTTGATAGCATCGACTAATTCACCTAAAGTGATGGCCTTTTGGTCGATCATTTCCTTGATTAAATCAGCACCGAATGATAAGAATTCCTTGTTGacaattaattcttcaacaactTGAGTACCTAAACCAGATTTCTTTAATGATTCCATTAATTCAGTAAGAACTGAGTTGTCATCTTCGCTGTCTGGAATTTGAGAAGCAGTAGTTAATGCCCTTTCTTCAAGAGATTCTCTCTTGCTACTACCAATGTTAGAAATCTTGTCCTTAATCTTGTCGAATAAGTCACCGATGTATGAACCAGCTAATTTGTAAATTTCACCGTAAAAGTTACAGTCGTTGATAAGATCCTCAATAACTTGAGCGGCCAAACCTGAATTGTTCAATGAAGTGAATAAAGTAGTCAAGTTAATGGTACCATTCTTAATAAGAGAAATGATAGTCTTCTTGACAATTGGAGCGAAGAAATCATCGGTAACGAAGTATAAAAGAATCTTTGAAGAAAGATCAGTATCCTTAATGTAACCTAAAACAGTGGTGACAATTGGATAATCTCTTTCAGCCAATGCATAAGATGGACTAGTTTCTCTCTTAGCATTATAGTCATTCAATAAAGCAATGGCCTTTCCGATGTTTTCAGCATCCCTCTTGGTAAGACTGGTGGTGGTTGGGGTACCGGCTGGAGCAGCGTTAATGGATGCAGTTAATGCTAAGATCAATGCGGCGGAGGTAGTagataatttcattatgaAGCGAGTAGTGTTCAGTTATCCCAAAAGTTTATTTCCTGTTCTGAAAATTAAAGTTCTTTGAATAAGGCTTTTAAATTTTGTTAATCTCGACAACTTTTCTtccatatttatatcaagTTGCACTGGGAATAAAATTTACAAGCTTTCTTACAATTTCACATTCTATTACTATAATAAGTGTTTACGAAAACGGTAAATCTATTTATTGCCTAATCTAGGCACTGTTTCGAAATTATCGTATAATTCTATAATGGCCTAAATCTATGAGGTGCAAAAAATTTCCCGATTCGGTAAACAAATAAAGTTGACCATTTAACGAAATAGgaaattaaaatttaatattgaattgagAAGGACACGACCAAACATAATTTTCGCTTCCCCGAATTTGCAGCAGGTTGAAATTACTTGAATAGGGAATGCTTAATACgatttaatattaaatttgacAATTCTATTAGACCAGGGTTTATTCTTtgttcaaatatttatctcCACTTGGGTTATGTGACAATGTGGTTTAATTCAATGTTTGattgtttttttttgtCTTAGTCGGTTTTATCAGTCTACAATAGGGTTGCAGTCGTTTAGCCCATTCGAATTTAGGCTAGGAGCAAAAGCATACaggatttgaaaataagcCTACCAAATATACTATTATACAGACTATATCGTAAATTGGATCCCTTGATATGAATATTTACAAGGTAGCAGAACCCTGAAAAGCTATCCCAGCTAAATAGTAGTATACTGTGACTATATAGATGTAACGCGTAGTAGCTAATAGTGTGTTTGCAATATAAGatttatatacaattatGCAAGggagaaattaaaaatgaatgtGAACGTGAACCAGTAAGGGGTGGAATTAGGAATGGCATAAGTGAGGAATGTTGCACTGGAGTCAATTTAGTTTTGTAGCAGAATGAATATTTCCAATCCAAGAATTATAGAGAGTGAATGTGAACGTGAATAAAAAAAGgatttttaataaatcgGAGCTTTTAATTGACCGTACTTTAAACTTCTAGATACAGATGACGTCGTAACCAAGGCTGTATTAGACTTCCATGAAGGATAAGCATTCCAGAGGTTCGAGAGAGTTTGCATAATGAAAGGTTTTGTAATTTTAGCTActaattgaataataagtagtattatcttcaatcttttgaaaaagtgGCTGTCGGctataattgaaatttcaagtAGGGGTCGATGATTCTAAGAGGACGATGTATTTGTAATTTAGCCCTTAAACAATGTTCAAGTATAAACAAAGGCATACCTTTAGGACTACAAGCACGACACTAAAATACTTATTgaaagaacaaaaaatttaaatctcATTTGTTTCCATATCCACGCCTATAAAGTTAACGGTCAAATACATAGTTACCAGgagtatattatattgataaatagGTTCTACACCACTAACGTTAAAGTGTAGTGtgatttgttcaatttttgcATTGAATCATTTATTGTAGTATTCTTTTCAGAAGTAAATTTCGAAACGATGGATGTAATTATAAAAGTCAATTCATCCATGTTGAGCGAATGTATACTATCAGATTCTAAACCCTTCAGGTATTGTGATTTGTGAATCTTCAAGCAAGCTGTTTGATGAATACTGAATGTTCCATGATTATCAGCCAAATGTATTAATGTAGCGATCTCATTAGGTGATTGAAGACTTTTACCCATCCATGGTCTGTTCTgtatcaattcatttttagGGTCCAATTCCATTTTATATGTATCCATATTATCAGTCAATGACGGTTGACCAGCATCCAACAGGAATAAAGAATAAGTATATTTTTGCTTTGGATATTTGTTAGTTAAAATCCACCTAAAGTTTCCTTCGTCATTTCCAATTTTCGGCATATCACCAAGGCGAGCTTTGCGATGGTTAAATAGATAAGTCTGGAAGTTTTTGGACGAGTCTTGAAGATCTGGATCGAACTTGAatgtatatttataatgtTTCTTACCGGAACTTTTATAAGCAGTACAGAATGTATATCTGTCAAtgtttttattaaatagtCTATTCGACTCCCTAGGTACAGGtatgaatttatcaatagTGAAGAACTTCTTAACACCAaatctttttgttttgcAGAACTTCACCTCAAGCAACGGCATCGCCAGTCCATTGTACTGTTTCTGTAAAATCAGATTATATTCTTCGCAACCCTCTGGTAAATCTTTTAGTCTTTCATAGCATTTTCAGATGGAAAGATGATTAAATCCTTACCTAGGTTGAAAGTGTAGATTACAATAGTTCTATAATGtgattcatttatttcttttgtGTTTATATGTGCAAAGTCGGCCTTATCCATTCTGATACAATCTGATGATTCTTAGGGACAATTATTAGATCTCAACTCAATGGGTCCTATCAAacttatatataaatgCAGGAGTCAGCGCGCATAATGACATCATGACACTATTATCTGCATTCTCCTCGTTATTGCAACATTACTTGcttttttaattattctatttttataaaaaaaCAACCTCTTGTTCATGAAAACCTTCATATTGTTTTGGAATTATCTGATTGAACACATAAAGCTACGTAGAATTTTTACATTTCCTTCTCTTTGGATCAGCGCTCGCTGGCCTGGAACCTCTCTCACCCTGACTATAATCTGAATacccaaaatcaataaaatatacctTGTCTTGTGAATAAAGAGTATTCCATTCGCAAATATCCCCATGAATTATTCTAGActtttgaatgatttcCAATTGCACTTTGCCTTTTTCATATGCCCTTTTATCTCTGGACAAATCAAAGACATTTACAATTAATTGGTCCGGGGTATCGATTCGAAAAAAAAGACTTTAAGGGCTACAAGTGTTAGTGGATTTGAGCATATTCGATGCACTTTGGGTACTCATGCTAGCTATCGAGTCGAATTTTCAAATGCAGAGATTTCAAGTTCTAGGCTGTGACATGCTTACCCATACTGATGAAGTTTTATTCAGGGATGTGTATTAAAATCCGGTAAATAAGTGTTATTTAATCTATACAATCGAACAAAGCTACGTTTATCATACGTATCCTTGAATGGTTAATAGATCACCTGCATTTGCTAAAGCATGATCAGAGGATCTACCTAAATcctcaaaatatttaaatattacTGAATTGGTTATGAAAATCAATTCATCCAGGGTCACAGAATGTATGCTTTCTGATTCCAAATTCCTACGATCTTTTCGGATCTTGATATCAAGCCTTGCGGTCCTTTGAATTGAATACGATACACGGCTATTGTTTAAATGGATTAGATTTGCAAGTACATGAGGTGAACAAAGGTCCAGGTACTCTTCTGGCAGTAATGCTAGATACTCGTTTTGAGGGTCCCACCCCATATTTTTAGTGTCCAACTCCATATTTGTAGTGTCCATGTTATCAACCATCGAAGGTTGGCCAGCATCCAACATACATAGAGTATACGTGTAAGGCAGAACCTTTTCTCTATCGGTACGAGCCCATCTAAACCgttcattaatatttccCGTCTTCGGTATATCAGATATGCGGCATTTGCGATGGAAGAATAAGTACATTTCGAAGTTTTCAGACGAGTTCTGAGGATTTGGTTCGAATTTGAATGTGTACTTGTCATACTTCATACCAGAATCCTTTAAAACTGTACAGAATTTATACTTATCTTtgtttttatcaaataatttcttagCACCGGGAGGTGGTGGAGAGAACTTGTTTATAGTCAAGAATTTGCTACCAAACTTACTCCTTTTGTGGAATTTCACTTCAAGTAGCGGCATAGCTAAGCCCTGTTGTTGCCTCTGCAAATACAGATCAAAATTGTCCGATTTTttagatattttatttgcctgtttatattcatcaatagCTTCATCAGACGTAAATATGATTAGGTCTTTACCGGGATTGTAATTGCAAATTGCAATTCTTTTAGTATTTGGATCTTTTTTTTCGATGAACGCATCTTTGCCTTCTTCCgtaatatcattatctaatttCCCACTATTAGCCCCAAAATGTGACATTATGAAGGATTGGTTATAACCAATACTTCCAGGGTCTATTGGAAATGTATGATTTATATaggaatttgaaaaataacgTGACGAAGACTGCATTTCTCGAAGTGCTGCTCGACTTACGAATATTGTGGTTAGGTGCGACAGTTCCATGAAATGCATGACAAGAATATGGAGCCTTCTATTATTCACAGCCATGTATTCATCTGATTAGTCATGCCATACAAATAGTAATTAACTGCAGGTTGGGCAACGTATTTGCTAACACAAGAGGTTTTATTCAGGAGAAGACAAAACAGGTTATATGCTTTGAACCACTAGTCAGCTACTAGCCAACTAGATTTACATGTTAAACGCATCGTAAAAAAAAGGTTGAAATAAGCCCAGACTTAGCTTCAGTTGTTTAACTTTTACttaattttattcataAGTGGTAACGGGATGCCATTCATAATTCACATTTCTCAGTACACTTCTAGTTTCTTGCTATCAAGTTGCGTGCGCGAATGCAGGAGATT
Proteins encoded:
- a CDS encoding DEHA2C07282p (similar to uniprot|P10869 Saccharomyces cerevisiae YER052c HOM3 Aspartate kinase) encodes the protein MVNSPTLSASSYNSVLDFKKVNKASNWIIQKFGGTSVGKFPENIVDDIAKVFSQQNRVAVVCSARSSNTKSEGTTSRLIKSADLALEDGDFHALLKVIEEDHVENAKSRISDTKIQEELIENTMKELERANELLKACQVIGEISARTLDSIMSVGEKLSCLFMAALMNDRGLKATYVDLSDIIPLDYDFTSGFDEKFYKFLSSELGKKVLSLDSDVVPVLTGYFGVVPGGLLNGVGRGYTDLCAALIAVGTQAEELQIWKEVDGIFTADPRKVPNARLLDSVTPEEAAELTYYGSEVIHPFTMEQVIKAKIPIRIKNVKNPWGSGTIIFPDNLGRRGEETPPHPPAAYETLSSSYIATHKKKSATAITAKQDIVVINVHSNKKTLSHGFLAHIFTTLDNFKLVVDLISTSEVHVSMALQIQPDQELHLKNALKELRKMGTVDVTREMTIVSLVGKQMVNFIGIAGNMFKVLADERINIEMISQGANEINISAVIDAKDTLRALQSIHAKLLEGSYDLLGKTESAVDTRLEGLKLQ
- a CDS encoding DEHA2C07304p (similar to uniprot|P40531 Saccharomyces cerevisiae YIL041w GVP36 Golgi-vesicle protein), which codes for MSFNFSNFTQDLKNLGDKFSNDFNNEFLPLAQRTSRMVQERMGKVNVDDISQLPSEYVELAEKCNNIEKLYKNVLKVTTNYENESYDYPTNLQESFTEFGKNFGNRVSNLSKATTPAEAQAALINPTTGEFKPPKTLYHALSRATDGSILTTGEQNNDPLIKGLDLYSSNLNKIGNARLGQDQLIKSKFNKPLTATLRQLISQSNNIQKKVDQKRIDYDLSRMNLTNCSNPSKEPNLRVIMENAEDEFANTVEDAINILQNVLENSKPLEEFLELVKAQLAYHKLATELLGGMVGEMEGFIDENAKSSGGANNSRESGDFDI
- a CDS encoding DEHA2C07326p (similar to uniprot|P53378 Saccharomyces cerevisiae YLR212C TUB4 Gamma-tubulin) produces the protein MPGETITFQAGQCGNQVGLQYWNQLATEHGISPDGTILSNPHEELGFESEGNQSHKTDRQDRPDLFFTLSSSNKYTPRSILIDLEPSVINKCTNEMPMFNPRNIHLSEQGNGAANNWQYGYSYGLQYQEELINLIDRECDKCENLSTFQLMHSVAGGTGSGVGSLLLELLNDRYGSKKLINTFSIFPSNDKTSDVVVQPYNTLLTLKRLIDFSDGTFVFDNDALNSIENSLFGISSSISNDTLNNRSNSAFESANKLISFVSASISNPLRFPTYMYSSNESILSTLVPSPDLKFLTASIAPFANLSNFDQKISKYNFTNLNEYDIILELLNDRYKMNKVNEPIKYISMLNYLIGNNLNQSEIRKGTIRAQQRVEFVPWTSSSIHVVNCQKSPFINGDKPQQKNKNLNGIQISNNTSIAHVFSKTVKQFDLLAKREAYVNYYTESNDKEERLRVLDLFNECRESVVNVIDEYKACQSMSYLEDEVLDNDELI
- a CDS encoding DEHA2C07370p (similar to uniprot|P46596 Candida albicans Opaque-phase- specific protein OP4 precursor) codes for the protein MKLSTTSAALILALTASINAAPAGTPTTTSLTKRDAENIGKAIALLNDYNAKRETSPSYALAERDYPIVTTVLGYIKDTDLSSKILLYFVTDDFFAPIVKKTIISLIKNGTINLTTLFTSLNNSGLAAQVIEDLINDCNFYGEIYKLAGSYIGDLFDKIKDKISNIGSSKRESLEERALTTASQIPDSEDDNSVLTELMESLKKSGLGTQVVEELIVNKEFLSFGADLIKEMIDQKAITLGELVDAIKDSGLVPSLFKQFFTLDTLKTVTVNALAAAFNKCDGDNATATVSSDVGSETSGTTPTSGTSTSTSTGGSTNPTCKKRKRSYY
- a CDS encoding DEHA2C07392p (some similarities with CA2824|IPF17888 Candida albicans); amino-acid sequence: MPLLEVKFCKTKRFGVKKFFTIDKFIPVPRESNRLFNKNIDRYTFCTAYKSSGKKHYKYTFKFDPDLQDSSKNFQTYLFNHRKARLGDMPKIGNDEGNFRWILTNKYPKQKYTYSLFSLDAGQPSLTDNMDTYKMELDPKNELIQNRPWMGKSLQSPNEIATLIHLADNHGTFSIHQTACLKIHKSQYSKGLESDSIHSLNMDELTFIITSIVSKFTSEKNTTINDSMQKLNKSHYTLTLVV
- a CDS encoding DEHA2C07414p (some similarities with CA2824|IPF17888 Candida albicans), with protein sequence MAVNNRRLHILVMHFMESSHLTTIFVSRAALREMQSSSRYFSNSYINHTFPIDPGSIGYNQSFIMSHFGANSGKLDNDITEEGKDAFIEKKDPNTKRIAICNYNPGKDLIIFTSDEAIDEYKQANKISKKSDNFDSYLQRQQQGLAMPLLEVKFHKRSKFGSKFLTINKFSPPPPGAKKLFDKNKDKYKFCTVLKDSGMKYDKYTFKFEPNPQNSSENFEMYLFFHRKCRISDIPKTGNINERFRWARTDREKVSPYTYTLCMLDAGQPSMVDNMDTTNMELDTKNMGWDPQNEYLALSPEEYSDLCSPHVLANLIHLNNSRVSYSIQRTARLDIKIRKDRRNLESESIHSVTSDELIFITNSVIFKYFEDLGRSSDHALANAGDLLTIQGYV